The following proteins come from a genomic window of Oncorhynchus kisutch isolate 150728-3 unplaced genomic scaffold, Okis_V2 Okis06b-Okis10b_hom, whole genome shotgun sequence:
- the ush1ga gene encoding Usher syndrome type-1G protein homolog: MNDRYHKAARDGYLDLLKEATRKDLNAPDEDGMTPTLWAAYHGNLEALRLIVGRGGNPDKCDIWGNTPLHLAAANGHHNCLSFLVSFGANMWCLDNDYHTPLDMAATKSHMDCVRYLDSIAAKQSALNPKLVGKLKERAFREAERRIKECVKLQRKHHKRMERKFHKEAASEQSMSDAMSFSSYTSSSVSRKLHHLNTTTVSVPYSQATLHATTRGKTKIQKRLEKRKQGDGTFKIYEDGRKSVRSLSGLQLGNDVMFLKQGTYVGPRDRAGRRGNLRDIFHGDANDDAISRAISEPDLSYRPDMEYSEVSTDSGHDSLFNRPGLGTMVFRRNYISGGLFGIGGRDEGSLGGGTERAGSTNVRLRSRLRRSPSLDDGGDSIGSASSLRERNRQELPWDELELGLDDDCEAVTSPLEVFLAAQTMGDFLTVFRREKIDLEALLLCSDQDLKSIHIPLGPRKKILDACKRRLETLEDPDYIEDTLL, from the exons ATGAATGACAGGTATCACAAGGCGGCCCGGGATGGCTACCTGGACCTGCTGAAGGAGGCTACGCGGAAGGACTTGAACGCGCCGGATGAAGATGGCATGACACCGACGTTATGGGCCGCTTATCATGGCAACTTGGAGGCTCTGCGACTTATCGTGGGCAGAGG AGGCAACCCTGATAAGTGTGACATATGGGGGAACACACCTCTCCACCTGGCTGCCGCCAACGGCCACCACAACTGCCTGTCCTTCCTGGTGTCCTTCGGTGCCAACATGTGGTGCCTGGACAACGACTACCACACGCCCCTGGACATGGCCGCCACCAAAAGCCACATGGACTGTGTCCGCTACCTGGACTCCATCGCCGCCAAGCAGTCGGCCCTCAACCCCAAGCTGGTGGGGAAGCTGAAGGAGCGGGCTTTCCGCGAGGCCGAGAGGAGGATTAAGGAGTGTGTGAAGCTGCAGCGGAAGCACCACAAGCGTATGGAGCGCAAGTTCCACAAAGAGGCGGCGTCGGAGCAGTCCATGTCAGACGCCATGAGCTTCTCCAGCTACACAAGCAGCTCAGTGAGCCGCAAGCTGCACCACCTAAACACCACCACTGTCAGTGTGCCATACTCTCAG GCTACTCTTCACGCCACAACCCGAGGCAAGACCAAGATCCAGAAGAGGTTGGAGAAGAGGAAGCAAGGGGACGGGACCTTCAAGATCTACGAGGACGGCAGGAAGAGCGTGCGCTCCCTCTCGGGCCTTCAGCTGGGCAACGATGTCATGTTCCTTAAACAGGGAACCTATGTCGGCCCTCGGGACCGCGCAGGGCGCCGCGGCAACCTCCGAGACATATTCCACGGAGACGCCAACGACGACGCCATCTCTCGTGCCATCAGCGAGCCGGACTTGTCTTACCGGCCCGACATGGAATACTCTGAGGTCAGCACCGACTCGGGCCACGACTCTCTCTTCAACCGTCCCGGTCTGGGAACCATGGTGTTCCGACGCAACTATATCAGCGGCGGCCTGTTCGGCATCGGCGGGCGTGACGAGGGGAGCCTCGGCGGAGGAACCGAACGGGCTGGCAGCACCAACGTGCGGCTGCGCAGCCGGCTGCGGCGTTCGCCCAGCCTGGACGATGGGGGGGACAGCATCGGCAGTGCCAGCAGCCTCCGGGAAAGGAACCGCCAGGAGCTTCCCTGGGACgagctggagctggggctggatGATGACTGCGAGGCCGTGACCAGCCCGTTGGAGGTGTTCTTGGCTGCGCAGACCATGGGCGATTTCCTCACCGTCTTCAGGCGGGAGAAGATCGACCTGGAGGCGCTGCTGCTGTGCTCGGACCAGGACCTCAAGAGCATCCACATCCCCCTGGGGCCCAGGAAGAAAATCCTAGATGCCTGCAAGAGACGTCTGGAGACCCTTGAGGACCCTGACTACATCGAGGACACCCTGCTGTGA
- the LOC116360004 gene encoding tripartite motif-containing protein 16-like protein isoform X1, protein METLIIKNEENTEESHPTTGSKDVTTSMINMWDLNLNQEQEDPRTTHDKPGENTQPQNQEQEDPRTTHDKPGQNTQTQNQEQEDPTTTHDKPGENTPPQNQEQEDPTTTHDKPGENTQPQNQEQEDPTTTHDKLGENTQPQTISSGFTVTPEDVLCDSCIEIPCRAQKSCLTCLVSYCEAHLRPHLENQRFQNHRLVEPLQDIECRTCEEHRLPLELYCLTDGCGVCVCCECEGQGHLGHSTVPVEEARRQIQTELQKKQGEIMKTVSVAENSIGKLQSNTASIESSVAGVRAVMEQQFYLLLGAVEEARRRATEVLEGEQRQALSQAEGIQAHLEQKSQELKKTLARVERLFRNKRDVDFLQEYSEWKTGAVDVCLPGLYVGLTDRLASFSCLLTESTQELCDQLKATYRDKLKDICRTEKLGITTMVHPKMSKSFSLPEPEMRDDFLTYANSLTFDPDTVHKFLRLTEDDRKVTNTTPWQHSYPDTPERFEYWRQVMTSESLYLGRHYFEAELSGEGVHVGLTYKSIDRKGVERGSCITGNDFSWSLGREGRSFSTWHADMEAVVEATNVFMRIGVYIDFDSGSLAFYGVTDIAMILLYRYKAEFMEPLYPTVWLSKKDSVVLLVGPKDPPLMKSSTLPATPITPMATSAPVSPES, encoded by the exons ATGGAGACCCTCATCATCAAGAACGAAGAGAATACAGAAGAGAGTCATCCCACAACTGGAAGCAAAGATGTCACCACATCCATGATAAACATGTGGGACCTGAACCTAAACCAGGAACAAGAGGACCCAAGAACAACACACGATAAACCAGGGGAGAACACCCAGCCTCAGAACCAGGAACAAGAGGATCCAAGAACAACGCACGATAAACCAGGGCAGAACACCCAGACTCAGAACCAGGAACAAGAGGACCCAACAACAACGCACGATAAACCAGGGGAGAACACCCCGCCTCAGAACCAGGAACAAGAGGACCCAACAACAACCCACGATAAACCAGGGGAGAACACCCAGCCTCAGAACCAGGAACAAGAGGACCCAACAACAACACACGATAAACTAGGAGAGAACACCCAGCCCCAGACAATCTCTAGCGGGTTTACTGTCACCCCAGAAGATGTGCTGTGTGACTCCTGCATTGAGATCCCGTGCCGGGCCCAGAAGTCCTGCCTCACCTGCCTGGTGTCGTACTGCGAGGCCCACCTCAGACCCCACCTGGAGAACCAGAGGTTCCAGAATCACCGACTGGTGGAGCCCTTACAGGACATTGAGTGTCGCACCTGTGAGGAGCACCGGCTACCGCTTGAACTATACTGCCTGACGGACggctgcggtgtgtgtgtgtgctgcgagTGTGAGGGACAGGGGCATCTGGGGCACAGTACTGTACCTGTAGAGGAGGCTCGAAGACAGATCCAG acaGAGCTGCAGAAGAAACAAGGGGAGATTATGAAGACCGTCTCAGTGGCAGAGAATTCCATTGGCAAGCTACAGAGCAACACTGCATCCATAGAG agctCGGTGGCAGGGGTACGTGCTGTGATGGAGCAGCAGTTCTATCTGCTGCTAGGGGCCGTAGAAGAGGCCCGGAGGAGGGCCACGGAGGTTCTGGAGGGGGAGCAGAGGCAGGCGCTCAGCCAGGCCGAGGGCATCCAGGCCCACCTGGAGCAGAAGAGCCAAGAGCTGAAGAAGACCCTGGCCAGAGTGGAGAGACTCTTCAGGAACAAGAGGGATGTAGACTTCCTGCAG GAATACTCTGAGTGGAAGACGGGGGCTGtggatgtctgtctgcctgggctCTACGTCGGCCTCACAGATCGCCTGGCCTCCTTCAGCTGCCTGCTCACTGAGTCCACCCAGGAACTGTGTGACCAGCTCAAGGCTACCTACAGGGACAAACTGAAGGACATCTGCAGGACTG AGAAACTGGGCATTACAACCATGGTCCATCCCAAGATGTCAAAGTCTTTTTCACTGCCTGAGCCTGAGATGCGAGACGACTTCCTCACGT ATGCCAACAGTCTGACCTTTGACCCAGACACTGTCCACAAGTTCCTGAGACTAACCGAAGACGACAGGAAGGTGACCAACACCACGCCCTGGCAGCACAGCTACCCAGACACGCCCGAACGCTTCGAGTACTGGCGCCAGGTGATGACCTCAGAGAGCCTCTACCTGGGCCGACACTACTTTGAGGCAGAGCTGAGTGGGGAGGGCGTGCACGTGGGACTCACCTACAAGAGCATCGACCGGAAAGGCGTGGAGAGAGGCAGCTGCATCACAGGAAATGACTTCTCGTGGAGCCTCGGAAGGGAGGGGCGGAGCTTTTCCACTTGGCATGCTGATATGGAGGCGGTCGTGGAAGCCACAAATGTGTTCATGAGAATCGGCGTCTACATCGACTTTGACTCAGGCTCATTAGCTTTCTATGGTGTGACTGACATCGCTATGATACTCCTCTACAGGTACAAGGCTGAGTTCATGGAACCCTTGTATCCTACTGTCTGGCTCTCAAAGAAGGACAGTGTGGTTTTATTGGTTGGTCCTAAGGACCCCCCACTAATGAAGAGCTCAACTCTGCCTGCCACCCCCATCACTCCCATGGCAACATCAGCTCCTGTCAGTCCAGAATCATAA
- the LOC116360004 gene encoding tripartite motif-containing protein 16-like isoform X2 yields METLIIKNEENTEESHPTTGSKDVTTSMINMWDLNLNQEQEDPRTTHDKPGENTQPQNQEQEDPRTTHDKPGQNTQTQNQEQEDPTTTHDKPGENTPPQNQEQEDPTTTHDKPGENTQPQNQEQEDPTTTHDKLGENTQPQTISSGFTVTPEDVLCDSCIEIPCRAQKSCLTCLVSYCEAHLRPHLENQRFQNHRLVEPLQDIECRTCEEHRLPLELYCLTDGCGVCVCCECEGQGHLGHSTVPVEEARRQIQTELQKKQGEIMKTVSVAENSIELGGRGTCCDGAAVLSAARGRRRGPEEGHGGSGGGAEAGAQPGRGHPGPPGAEEPRAEEDPGQSGETLQEQEGCRLPAEKLGITTMVHPKMSKSFSLPEPEMRDDFLTYANSLTFDPDTVHKFLRLTEDDRKVTNTTPWQHSYPDTPERFEYWRQVMTSESLYLGRHYFEAELSGEGVHVGLTYKSIDRKGVERGSCITGNDFSWSLGREGRSFSTWHADMEAVVEATNVFMRIGVYIDFDSGSLAFYGVTDIAMILLYRYKAEFMEPLYPTVWLSKKDSVVLLVGPKDPPLMKSSTLPATPITPMATSAPVSPES; encoded by the exons ATGGAGACCCTCATCATCAAGAACGAAGAGAATACAGAAGAGAGTCATCCCACAACTGGAAGCAAAGATGTCACCACATCCATGATAAACATGTGGGACCTGAACCTAAACCAGGAACAAGAGGACCCAAGAACAACACACGATAAACCAGGGGAGAACACCCAGCCTCAGAACCAGGAACAAGAGGATCCAAGAACAACGCACGATAAACCAGGGCAGAACACCCAGACTCAGAACCAGGAACAAGAGGACCCAACAACAACGCACGATAAACCAGGGGAGAACACCCCGCCTCAGAACCAGGAACAAGAGGACCCAACAACAACCCACGATAAACCAGGGGAGAACACCCAGCCTCAGAACCAGGAACAAGAGGACCCAACAACAACACACGATAAACTAGGAGAGAACACCCAGCCCCAGACAATCTCTAGCGGGTTTACTGTCACCCCAGAAGATGTGCTGTGTGACTCCTGCATTGAGATCCCGTGCCGGGCCCAGAAGTCCTGCCTCACCTGCCTGGTGTCGTACTGCGAGGCCCACCTCAGACCCCACCTGGAGAACCAGAGGTTCCAGAATCACCGACTGGTGGAGCCCTTACAGGACATTGAGTGTCGCACCTGTGAGGAGCACCGGCTACCGCTTGAACTATACTGCCTGACGGACggctgcggtgtgtgtgtgtgctgcgagTGTGAGGGACAGGGGCATCTGGGGCACAGTACTGTACCTGTAGAGGAGGCTCGAAGACAGATCCAG acaGAGCTGCAGAAGAAACAAGGGGAGATTATGAAGACCGTCTCAGTGGCAGAGAATTCCATTG agctCGGTGGCAGGGGTACGTGCTGTGATGGAGCAGCAGTTCTATCTGCTGCTAGGGGCCGTAGAAGAGGCCCGGAGGAGGGCCACGGAGGTTCTGGAGGGGGAGCAGAGGCAGGCGCTCAGCCAGGCCGAGGGCATCCAGGCCCACCTGGAGCAGAAGAGCCAAGAGCTGAAGAAGACCCTGGCCAGAGTGGAGAGACTCTTCAGGAACAAGAGGGATGTAGACTTCCTGCAG AGAAACTGGGCATTACAACCATGGTCCATCCCAAGATGTCAAAGTCTTTTTCACTGCCTGAGCCTGAGATGCGAGACGACTTCCTCACGT ATGCCAACAGTCTGACCTTTGACCCAGACACTGTCCACAAGTTCCTGAGACTAACCGAAGACGACAGGAAGGTGACCAACACCACGCCCTGGCAGCACAGCTACCCAGACACGCCCGAACGCTTCGAGTACTGGCGCCAGGTGATGACCTCAGAGAGCCTCTACCTGGGCCGACACTACTTTGAGGCAGAGCTGAGTGGGGAGGGCGTGCACGTGGGACTCACCTACAAGAGCATCGACCGGAAAGGCGTGGAGAGAGGCAGCTGCATCACAGGAAATGACTTCTCGTGGAGCCTCGGAAGGGAGGGGCGGAGCTTTTCCACTTGGCATGCTGATATGGAGGCGGTCGTGGAAGCCACAAATGTGTTCATGAGAATCGGCGTCTACATCGACTTTGACTCAGGCTCATTAGCTTTCTATGGTGTGACTGACATCGCTATGATACTCCTCTACAGGTACAAGGCTGAGTTCATGGAACCCTTGTATCCTACTGTCTGGCTCTCAAAGAAGGACAGTGTGGTTTTATTGGTTGGTCCTAAGGACCCCCCACTAATGAAGAGCTCAACTCTGCCTGCCACCCCCATCACTCCCATGGCAACATCAGCTCCTGTCAGTCCAGAATCATAA